In Deinococcus irradiatisoli, the genomic stretch CTGGGCGCAGCGTGCCGGCACCTGGACGCCGGGTGCCGCTGCGGCATCTACCTGAGCCGCCCGGCGGTGTGCCGCCAGTACCAGCCGGACTGGGTCTGCGGCGAGGTGTCGGCGCTGCCCACCCTGGCGGCGCGGGTGGCCCGCTTTCTGGAGATTTACGGCCTGGAAGCCGAGAGCACCTGAGGCCGCAGCCGCACCCCTAGCGGCGTCAGGCCCGCGCCGCGCAGCTGCCGCAGCAGGTCGTCCACGCCGCCGCGTGAGACAGAGCCGCCGCTGGGCCGGGCTTCCAGGGTCTGGTCGCCCAGCCGCGCCACCGGCCACAGCCGGGTCGTCCAGCCCGGCAGCCGCGGGGAGCCGCCGCCGGGGTTGATCAGTTCCACAAACACCACGCCGAAAATCTCCTGCGCCGAGCCCTGGACCTCGTTCATGTGGGCAGTCTGGGCCTGGCCTCGCCGGCACGCCATCGGGCGCAGACCTCACC encodes the following:
- a CDS encoding YkgJ family cysteine cluster protein, with amino-acid sequence MPDLFEAPADFAPRSAWQRECSGCGACCAAPDIAALQKPLGAACRHLDAGCRCGIYLSRPAVCRQYQPDWVCGEVSALPTLAARVARFLEIYGLEAEST